The Candidatus Amarolinea dominans DNA window CGCCCTACAGCATCGGCCGCCAGCATCGCCATCTGCCCGAAATGGAGGAGCAACTGACGGTGCAAGCTCGCCCGGCTGCGGCCGCGTTCCAGGTGATCTTTTCGCCGCACCTGCTGCCGGTCAATCGAGGCATTCTGAGCACGATGTACGTGGAACTGCCGGAAAAGATCAGCGGCGAGGCGCTGCTCGGCCTTTATCGCGACACGTACCGGGACGAGCCGTTCATCCACCTGCTGGGCTTGAACCAGGTGGCGACGCTGCGGCATACCGTCAACAGCAACCGCTGCGCGCTTGGCCTCAGCCCGCAGGCCGACAATCTGCTGATTGTGACCAGCAGTATTGACAACCTGCTCAAGGGCGCCAGCGGCCAGGCGGTGCAAAACATGAATGCCATGTGGGGCCTGCCGGAGACAACGGCGCTACTGTAAGTGCAAAGTGCAGAATACAAAGTGCAAAGTGCGCCGATATGCTTTGTATTTTGCACTTTGCACTGGCCGTTCAGTGTTCGAACTTTTTTGGGAGAGGGGCGGCTCATGAGTACACAAAAGCCGGTGGTGGTCATCAAGATCGGCGGCAATGAGATTGACGATGCGGCGTTCCTGGGCCGGTTCGTCGCCGCGGTGCAAGCGGTGCAGGCGGACTGCCAGCCGGTGATCGTGCATGGCGGGGGCAAGGAGATTGCAGACCTGCATCAGCGCCTGCAGGTGCCGTTCGAGATGGTGCAGGGGGTGCGGGTGACCAGCGCGGAGAGTCTGCGCCTGGTGGAAATGGTGCTGAGCGGCCTGGTCAACACGCGCGTCGTGCGCTGGCTGGTCAACCGCGGCGTCGAGGCCATCGGCCTGACCGGCGTGGATGCGGGCCTGGTGCAGGTGACGCGCTGGCAGCCGGACGGCCTCGACTTGGGCTACGTGGGCAAGGTGACGGCCGTGCGCGTCGCGCCCCTGCAGCGCCTGCTGGCCCAGGGTTTCGTGCCGGTCATTTCTCCAGTTTCCCTGGGCGAAGACGGCCAGACCTACAACGTCAACGCGGATCACGTGGCAGCCGCGCTGGCGCACGGCCTGCAGGCCAGCCGGCTGGTCTTCGTGACCAACGTGCCCGGCGTACTGGTGGCCGGACGTGTCGTGCGGGTTTTGACCATCGGTCAGGTCGAGGAAATGATTGGCGAAGGCATCATCACCGGCGGCATGATCCCCAAAGTGCGCAGCGCCGCCGAAGCCGTCGTCGCCGGCGTCTATCAGGCCGTCATCACCGACCTGGATGGCCTGGCCCGGACCGGCGGCACCGCGATTGTGAAATGAGGGGGTTTCCATGGACGACATCATTCAGACCGAACACGACTATCTCTTGCAGGTTTATGCCCGGCCCGACATCGTTTTCACGGGCGGACAAGGCTCCA harbors:
- the argB gene encoding acetylglutamate kinase — protein: MSTQKPVVVIKIGGNEIDDAAFLGRFVAAVQAVQADCQPVIVHGGGKEIADLHQRLQVPFEMVQGVRVTSAESLRLVEMVLSGLVNTRVVRWLVNRGVEAIGLTGVDAGLVQVTRWQPDGLDLGYVGKVTAVRVAPLQRLLAQGFVPVISPVSLGEDGQTYNVNADHVAAALAHGLQASRLVFVTNVPGVLVAGRVVRVLTIGQVEEMIGEGIITGGMIPKVRSAAEAVVAGVYQAVITDLDGLARTGGTAIVK